In Bacillus sp. DX3.1, the following proteins share a genomic window:
- the murJ gene encoding murein biosynthesis integral membrane protein MurJ, which translates to MIREASQDKTKRFLIVTLFFTLGTALGKLLGFAKEVTLGAYFGTNYAVDAYVVALNIPTIVFTGITGAFAFSFIPIFMELKGKDPLKAYRFMNNFLNIVLLIFFIPLLLIELQPHFFIKMFAHGLPEQTALLSAYLLQIIFPTVFCTFFIDIFNAYLNSLHKFRITSMQWVVLNGITLLVFVLLVQWIGIYALALGVIIGNIVQTMLVYFASKHEGYRYRFLIDWKDPSLKTMMTLSIPAFITSTSVQINLLVDRTLVSGLKEGSIAALNYSQKLYFIPLGLIAAPVLTVMYPKFVEYVNQENWKDFIRLMETNLKVLLFLFIPVFIYFTFFTEEIVKVIYNYGAFEKDSIILTATALQFYALAALMQPLKDLLDRLLFSLKLNRYIMYASIVSMIINVILCIILVPYIGLAGAALSTSIASASTVFMLLWMLQKCMKEKEQINLHYTSFLLKCTVASFVSLYASKLLLHFSHDTKFLILLAITVGAIVYLLITYILKVKELQQLLSLFLGKRKDINE; encoded by the coding sequence ATGATTAGGGAAGCCTCTCAAGATAAGACAAAAAGATTTCTCATTGTAACGCTATTTTTCACACTTGGGACAGCTTTAGGAAAACTACTTGGGTTTGCAAAAGAAGTCACACTTGGAGCTTATTTCGGTACAAACTATGCTGTAGATGCATACGTTGTTGCTTTAAACATACCAACGATTGTCTTTACTGGTATAACCGGTGCTTTTGCTTTTTCATTTATTCCAATTTTTATGGAATTAAAAGGTAAAGACCCTCTTAAAGCGTATCGATTTATGAATAACTTTTTAAATATAGTTCTTCTTATATTCTTTATTCCGCTTTTGCTCATTGAACTGCAACCACATTTTTTCATTAAGATGTTTGCACATGGTCTCCCTGAGCAAACAGCACTATTATCAGCTTATCTGCTGCAAATTATTTTTCCAACTGTATTTTGTACATTTTTTATTGATATCTTTAATGCTTATTTAAACAGTTTACATAAATTTCGGATTACAAGTATGCAATGGGTTGTACTAAACGGTATTACTCTTCTTGTTTTCGTTCTACTCGTACAATGGATTGGAATTTATGCACTTGCATTAGGAGTTATTATCGGAAATATTGTGCAAACTATGCTTGTTTATTTTGCTTCCAAGCATGAAGGGTATCGCTATCGATTTTTAATTGATTGGAAAGATCCTTCTCTAAAAACAATGATGACTTTAAGCATTCCTGCTTTTATTACAAGTACATCTGTTCAAATTAACCTACTTGTAGACCGTACATTAGTTTCTGGATTAAAAGAAGGTTCTATTGCAGCTCTCAACTATTCTCAAAAGTTATATTTTATTCCACTCGGATTAATTGCTGCACCAGTTTTAACAGTTATGTACCCTAAATTTGTTGAATATGTAAATCAAGAAAACTGGAAAGATTTTATTCGCCTAATGGAAACAAACCTTAAAGTGTTGTTGTTTTTATTTATCCCAGTTTTTATTTACTTTACCTTTTTCACTGAAGAAATTGTGAAAGTTATCTATAACTACGGTGCTTTTGAAAAAGATTCCATTATACTGACGGCAACTGCCTTACAGTTTTATGCATTAGCCGCTCTTATGCAACCGTTAAAAGATTTACTCGATCGCTTACTATTTTCTCTGAAGCTCAATAGATATATTATGTACGCATCTATTGTTTCTATGATTATTAATGTTATATTATGTATTATACTTGTTCCTTATATAGGTTTAGCTGGTGCAGCCCTTTCTACTTCCATCGCATCGGCTAGCACAGTATTTATGCTATTATGGATGCTTCAAAAGTGCATGAAAGAGAAAGAACAGATAAATTTGCATTACACTAGCTTCTTATTAAAATGTACCGTTGCATCTTTTGTAAGTTTGTATGCTTCCAAACTGCTGCTTCATTTCTCACATGACACAAAGTTTCTTATCTTATTAGCAATAACAGTTGGTGCTATCGTTTACTTACTCATTACTTACATATTAAAGGTAAAGGAGCTACAACAATTGCTATCGCTATTTTTAGGTAAAAGGAAGGATATAAATGAATAA